One stretch of Euphorbia lathyris chromosome 7, ddEupLath1.1, whole genome shotgun sequence DNA includes these proteins:
- the LOC136235441 gene encoding NAC domain-containing protein 17-like — MKVTSENSRLGGDVGDDKWPPGFRFHPTDEELVLYYLKRKICKKRLRLDIVRVLDVYKWDPEELPGQSILKTGDRQYFFFCPRDRKYPNGGRSNRATRHGYWKATGKDRNITCNSRTVGIKKTLVFYAGRAPNGIRTDWVMHEYTLDEEELKRCLNAQDYYALCKVYKKSGPGPKNGEQYGAPFKEEEWADDECAGVVNSVAPVKQQNVVAPPADNTKAIAQVELPLTDLEEFMKQMTGANPFDLPEITDYANGLPQVASEGETQSTLLDPSCREVIYTETVSILPTSDQQSEKVSLDFYQSATSKMQLHDAAEVTSAPNSIRAPLICEDDFLEIDDLIGPEPTFSNPEKPVKDLGLDDFDGLTEFDLYHDADFFWNDMGPVGQETVSHVSSVGSELQSHSLSNQVDYQLQPHSNLNQVDCQLQSHSAVNGMHYLQPHLTVNGVDYMQSPTFGADQLWDPYQRSDVFAGTESLQETLTEATPGVMRESTNNQNQSGEEDAGSAGWLSSTLWAFVESIPTTPASASENPLVNKAFERMSSFSRIRMNVKKININCDNLNAPNVAANARKGSGSRGLFLLSIFGALCALLWVLVGTVRVVGRSNSFSS, encoded by the exons ATGAAGGTGACTTCGGAAAATTCGCGTCTGGGCGGGGATGTTGGGGATGATAAGTGGCCGCCTGGGTTTCGATTCCATCCTACTGATGAGGAGCTGGTGCTGTATTATTTGAAGAGGAAAATCTGTAAGAAGCGCCTCAGACTTGATATAGTCAGGGTGCTTGATGTCTACAAATGGGATCCTGAAGAATTACCTG GGCAATCCATACTGAAGACTGGAGATAGGCAATATTTCTTTTTCTGTCCAAGGGATAGGAAGTATCCAAATGGAGGACGGTCTAATAGGGCGACTAGACATGGGTATTGGAAAGCGACGGGTAAGGATCGGAACATAACATGCAATTCTCGGACTGTAGGAATAAAGAAGACCCTAGTTTTCTATGCTGGCCGAGCTCCCAATGGTATAAGAACTGATTGGGTGATGCATGAATACACTCTAGATGAAGAGGAGCTCAAGAGATGCTTAAATGCACAG GATTATTATGCCCTTTGCAAGGTCTACAAGAAAAGTGGACCGGGTCCTAAGAATGGTGAGCAATATGGAGCACCTTTCAAGGAAGAAGAATGGGCGGATGATGAATGTGCTGGTGTCGTTAACTCTGTTGCTCCTGTTAAGCAGCAGAATGTAGTTGCACCACCTGCTGATAACACAAAGGCTATTGCCCAAGTGGAGTTACCATTAACTGATCTTGAGGAATTCATGAAACAAATGACCGGTGCAAATCCATTTGACCTGCCAGAAATCACTGATTATGCCAATGGATTGCCTCAG GTTGCTAGTGAAGGAGAAACCCAAAGTACATTGCTGGATCCCTCCTGCAGAGAAGTTATCTATACTGAAACGGTCTCAATTTTGCCCACAAGTGACCAGCAGAGTGAGAAGGTCAGCTTGGACTTCTATCAGTCGGCTACCTCGAAAATGCAACTTCATGATGCAGCTGAAGTTACATCAGCTCCTAATAGCATCAGAGCACCGCTGATATGCGAAGATGATTTTCTAGAAATTGATGATCTCATTGGTCCTGAACCTACTTTTTCCAACCCTGAGAAACCTGTAAAGGACTTGGGGCTTGATGATTTTGATGGACTAACTGAGTTTGATCTTTACCATGATGCTGATTTCTTTTGGAATGATATGGGGCCTGTTGGGCAGGAAACAGTCTCACATGTGAGTTCAGTTGGTTCCGAGTTGCAGTCCCATTCGTTGTCTAATCAGGTTGACTACCAGTTGCAACCTCATTCAAATTTAAATCAGGTGGACTGTCAGTTGCAGTCACATTCTGCTGTAAATGGCATGCACTACTTGCAGCCTCATTTGACAGTAAACGGCGTGGACTACATGCAGTCACCAACATTTGGTGCAGATCAGCTATGGGATCCTTACCAGAGAAGTGATGTCTTTGCTGGTACTGAATCACTTCAAGAAACTCTTACTGAAGCAACTCCAG GTGTAATGCGTGAGTCGACCAATAACCAAAATCAAAGCGGCGAGGAGGATGCTGGTTCTGCAGGTTGGCTCTCTTCTACCTTATGGGCCTTTGTAGAGTCAATTCCTACTACTCCTGCATCTGCTTCAGAGAATCCGTTGGTGAATAAGGCGTTTGAGCGAATGTCTAGTTTCAGCCGGATCAGAATGAATGTGAAGAAGATTAATATCAACTGTGATAATCTGAATGCGCCGAATGTTGCTGCAAATGCAAGGAAGGGCAGTGGAAGTAGGGGTTTGTTTTTGCTATCTATTTTTGGAGCGTTATGCGCTCTTTTATGGGTTTTGGTAGGAACAGTAAGAGTAGTAGGAAGAAGCAACTCATTCTCTTCCTAA